The following are from one region of the Mytilus trossulus isolate FHL-02 unplaced genomic scaffold, PNRI_Mtr1.1.1.hap1 h1tg000234l__unscaffolded, whole genome shotgun sequence genome:
- the LOC134701245 gene encoding uncharacterized protein LOC134701245, with translation MVEMDELIAINVRYEGDNEASQIFQLNPKTQWRDLEAMLKVQYDCENVEVFYVDTDGDYIILSSQEELEEAFKVAQNCSSTLHLKLRNFTGQPVDPETHRGDNSPQTPGGDTDVKIMMESSVDPRSEPQQNTEAQKEQEGDSCSSETELAKLEMWLHEDSKPLIRSKEVEKQMARTVDIVTPSEDEKKEAGEVKPSDGQKDEETGVVYVKVLIVFS, from the exons ATGGTAGAAATGGACGAACTTATAGCAATAAATGTGCGATACGAAGGGGACAACGAAGCTTCACAAATATTTCAACTAAATCCAAAGACACAATGGCGAGATCTGGAAGCCATG TTGAAGGTCCAGTATGACTGTGAAAATGTAGAAGTGTTTTACGTTGATACAGATGGTGATTAT attattttaagcagtcAAGAAGAGTTAGAAGAAGCTTTCAAA GTTGCACAGAATTGCTCCAGTACTTTACATCTAAAACTGAGAAATTTCACAGGACAACCAGTAGATCCGGAAACACACAGGGGAGATAATTCTCCACAGACACCAGGTGGTGACACTGATGTAAAGATAATGATGGAATCTTCTGTTGACCCAAGATCTGAACCTCAGCAGAACACAGAAGCTCAGAAAGAACAAGAAGGAGATTCCTGTTCTAGTGAGACAGAGTTAGCGAAATTAGAAATGTG GCTCCATGAAGACAGTAAGCCATTGATTAGATCTAAAGAAGTAGAAAAACAAATGGCACGTACAGTTGACATTGTTACTCCATCAGAAGATGAGAAGAAGGAGGCTGGAGAAGTGAAGCCATCTGATGGACAGAAAGATGAAGAGACTGGAGTAGTTTATGTCAAGGTACTAATAGTTTTCAGCTGA